Within the Gemmatimonadaceae bacterium genome, the region GCGCTCATTCCATCCGGGTGCGAGACAGGTGGGGATTCCGAGGCGGTCGACTCAATCAGTCATCCAGTAGAGGCCGTTGCTCAAGTGCCAGATCCGGTAGTCGGTGCCAGGGTGAGTCTCGTTGTTCCGGATACAGTCGCGCGGGGCGCGAGGGTACCGATAATGATCCGCGTCTCGAACACGACATCGGCACCGCTCGATCTCTATCTGCGCGGCCGCGACATTGCCTTTGACATCACGATCACCGACTCGGCCGGCGCCGAGCTCTGGCGCCGCCTCGAGGGTGAGACAGTTCTGGCAATCATCCAGATCAAGACCCTGGGTCCGGGTGAAACGCTGGAGCTGAGCCACGAATGGGATCAGAGAACCAAAAGCGGCAGGCCCGCCGCCGCTGGTGTCTATGGAATTCGCGGCTCCGTGCTTACCGATGGCTCGAGCTCGCTTGTCTCGAACGAAGGAAGCCTGGTGATCAAGCCATGACCCGCCAACGCACAAGCGCCGGGTGAGGGTTTAGGGAACCTCAATCGGGGCCGTCCACCGGAGCGGCCCCCACTCCATTACCAGTGTGCCGCGCCGGGCGTCAACCGGACGAATGGAGATCGTAAACTTCTCCACGGATGTTGTGTGCCGCGACGCGTCACGCTCTCTACGGAGACTGTGTCGCGTCCAAGCAGTGCGACAAACCCGTAGCGCTCGGAAGGCTCATTGGTCTCGCAGCCGGCGAGGAGCAGAACTGCAATGACGATTCGTTTCATTGGTAGGGCAGTCGTTTCACGTCGGACAGCGCTGGTCGTCAGGAAATATGTATCGACGCACCATGCGTATGATTGCGTCCTGTCGACGGTAACCACAGCTTTTCCAGTCGATTACAAATCGATTTCATTGAGGAGTGGAGCGTGAAGAAGATCCAGATTCAGGGCTTGCACCACATCACCATCGTGGGCTCGACCAAGCAGAGCGCGGTGGATTTCTGGCAGGGCGCGCTGGGAATGCCTTTCGTCATGGAACAGCCCAACCTCGGGAACCCTGACGAGAACCA harbors:
- a CDS encoding BsuPI-related putative proteinase inhibitor, with the protein product MSLPAVLLFRAIQVGLLALIPSGCETGGDSEAVDSISHPVEAVAQVPDPVVGARVSLVVPDTVARGARVPIMIRVSNTTSAPLDLYLRGRDIAFDITITDSAGAELWRRLEGETVLAIIQIKTLGPGETLELSHEWDQRTKSGRPAAAGVYGIRGSVLTDGSSSLVSNEGSLVIKP